One region of Mucilaginibacter sp. 14171R-50 genomic DNA includes:
- a CDS encoding LptE family protein, translating to MKTIDIQFFENNAPLVVPTLSQTFTEALKNRIRSQTSLSIVRGEADGIMSGAITNYSIAPVSIQATNSNTPPIAGASRLTITVSVKYVKYIYKDGKRTDEPDKILSFEESFTKYKEFTGESSSQEQALIQDIVKQLTEDIFNRAFANW from the coding sequence ATGAAAACTATCGACATTCAGTTTTTTGAGAACAACGCGCCCCTTGTGGTGCCAACCTTAAGCCAAACCTTTACCGAGGCATTAAAAAATCGCATCCGGTCGCAAACAAGTTTAAGCATAGTAAGGGGCGAAGCTGATGGGATTATGTCGGGCGCTATTACCAATTATTCTATCGCACCGGTTTCTATACAAGCCACAAACAGCAATACGCCGCCTATTGCAGGTGCAAGCCGTTTAACAATTACCGTGAGTGTAAAATATGTAAAGTATATTTATAAGGATGGTAAAAGAACCGATGAACCCGATAAAATACTTAGTTTTGAAGAATCGTTTACTAAATATAAAGAATTTACAGGCGAAAGTTCATCGCAGGAACAAGCTTTGATACAGGATATAGTTAAACAGTTAACC
- a CDS encoding sigma-54-dependent Fis family transcriptional regulator: protein MEVQEIKQRFGIIGNSPLLNRAINIANQVAPTDISVLITGESGSGKEVFSHIIHQMSPRKHGPFIAVNCGAIPEGTIDSELFGHEKGAYTGAIGERKGYFETVNGGTIFLDEIAEMPLGTQARLLRVLESGQYIRVGSSKVEKTNVRVIAATNVDVYDAVKAGKFREDLYYRLNTVPLRIPPLRDRKEDIFLLFRKFTSDFTDKYRTPPIQLDDEAQQVLINYSWPGNVRQLKNMAEQLAVLERDRIITAATLLTYIPHEASRSNLPMRLDSQPKEDFSERDILYKVLFDMKRDMVELKKLVADIIEHGGVSANFQHNSPAITQLYRDIELPTNKHEAQFTLQQPVNNSGGNNNTDYNITHDAEEVEESLSLIEKESDLIRKALKKHKGKRKLAANELGISERTLYRKIKELDL, encoded by the coding sequence ATGGAAGTACAAGAAATTAAACAGCGCTTCGGGATCATCGGCAATTCGCCGTTGCTTAACCGGGCTATAAATATTGCAAACCAGGTTGCACCTACTGATATTTCGGTATTAATTACCGGGGAGAGTGGTAGCGGTAAAGAGGTTTTTTCCCACATCATTCACCAGATGAGTCCGCGCAAGCACGGGCCGTTTATCGCGGTGAACTGCGGCGCTATTCCCGAGGGAACCATTGACTCAGAGCTTTTCGGGCACGAAAAAGGCGCTTACACCGGCGCCATTGGCGAACGTAAGGGGTATTTCGAAACCGTTAACGGCGGTACTATATTTTTGGATGAGATAGCCGAGATGCCTTTGGGTACTCAGGCACGTTTGTTACGTGTTTTAGAGTCGGGCCAGTACATCAGGGTGGGATCGTCAAAGGTGGAGAAGACAAACGTACGCGTTATTGCCGCAACCAATGTTGATGTTTATGATGCTGTAAAGGCAGGAAAATTCCGCGAGGATCTATACTACCGCTTGAACACCGTGCCGTTGCGCATACCACCCCTGCGCGACAGGAAGGAGGATATTTTCCTGCTGTTCCGCAAGTTTACTTCAGATTTTACCGATAAATACCGCACACCGCCCATTCAGCTTGATGACGAGGCGCAGCAGGTATTGATCAACTATTCGTGGCCGGGGAATGTCAGGCAACTCAAAAACATGGCCGAGCAACTGGCCGTTTTAGAGCGCGACCGTATTATAACAGCGGCAACCTTATTAACTTATATTCCGCACGAGGCGAGCCGCAGCAACCTGCCTATGCGTTTGGATAGCCAGCCAAAAGAGGACTTTTCTGAGAGGGACATACTGTATAAAGTGCTGTTTGATATGAAGCGGGATATGGTGGAACTCAAAAAGCTGGTGGCTGATATCATTGAGCATGGTGGTGTAAGTGCAAACTTTCAGCATAACTCGCCGGCTATAACACAATTGTACCGCGATATTGAATTACCAACCAACAAACACGAGGCACAATTTACCCTGCAGCAGCCCGTTAACAATAGCGGCGGCAATAATAATACCGACTATAATATTACACACGATGCAGAAGAGGTAGAGGAATCGTTGTCGCTTATTGAAAAGGAATCTGACTTGATACGCAAAGCCTTAAAAAAGCATAAAGGCAAACGTAAGCTCGCGGCCAACGAACTGGGAATATCCGAAAGGACTTTATATCGTAAAATAAAAGAATTAGATTTATAG
- a CDS encoding four helix bundle protein, translated as MKHNFKSLKIWQRSMDLTDLTFEYCKGLPVEERFNLIDQLNRCSCSIPSNIAEGSGKRTKIHFAEFLTTSLTSSFEVETQLLICERRAYGSQNKLKECLELVAEIQKMIFNFREYILKGDD; from the coding sequence ATGAAGCACAATTTTAAAAGTTTAAAGATTTGGCAACGGTCCATGGACTTAACCGATCTAACTTTTGAATATTGCAAGGGTTTACCAGTAGAAGAACGCTTCAATCTTATTGATCAACTCAACCGGTGTTCTTGTTCTATACCATCAAATATAGCCGAGGGGTCAGGGAAACGAACGAAGATCCACTTCGCTGAATTTTTAACAACGTCGCTAACATCTTCTTTTGAGGTAGAAACGCAGTTGTTGATATGTGAGAGGAGGGCGTATGGTTCTCAGAATAAATTAAAGGAATGTTTGGAATTAGTTGCTGAAATTCAGAAAATGATATTCAATTTCAGAGAATATATATTGAAAGGCGATGATTAA
- the miaB gene encoding tRNA (N6-isopentenyl adenosine(37)-C2)-methylthiotransferase MiaB, translating into MDLLIPDKVHDESRQGEALILEPGDKNNGRKLYIESYGCAMNFSDSEIVASILAEKGFETTSDFNNADVVFINTCSIRENAEVRVRNRLKEFAGAKFRNPGMVVGVLGCMAERLKAKFLEEEKLVDVVVGPDAYRSLPDLIEQVDSGQRAVNVLLSREETYADISPVRLNSNGINAFVSIMRGCDNMCSFCVVPFTRGRERSRDAYSVVAECRALFEAGYREVTLLGQNVDSYKWSGQSADGSEQLAVGDEVKVVNFANLLEMVALVSPELRVRFSTSHPKDITDEVLHTIARYENICNYIHLPVQSGNSRILEMMNRTYDREWYMNRIDAIRRIIPECAISTDVITGFCTETEEEHNDTVTMMDYVKYDFAYMFKYSERPGTLAAKRYTDDIPEDVKQRRLAQIVAKQQQYSFYRMQARIGKIEKVLIEGFSKKSDKDYCGRSDQNAMVIFPVNENYKPGRYVNVLVERTTSATLIGTIV; encoded by the coding sequence ATGGATTTGCTTATTCCGGATAAGGTGCATGACGAAAGCAGGCAGGGCGAGGCGCTGATATTAGAGCCCGGCGATAAAAATAATGGCCGAAAGCTTTATATAGAAAGCTATGGCTGCGCCATGAACTTCTCTGACAGTGAGATAGTAGCTTCTATATTGGCCGAGAAGGGTTTCGAAACTACATCAGATTTTAATAACGCCGATGTGGTTTTTATAAATACGTGCTCGATACGCGAGAATGCGGAAGTGCGCGTACGTAACCGGCTCAAAGAATTTGCGGGCGCTAAATTCAGGAACCCCGGCATGGTGGTCGGCGTTTTGGGCTGCATGGCCGAGCGTTTGAAAGCTAAATTTTTAGAAGAAGAGAAGCTGGTTGATGTAGTGGTTGGCCCTGATGCCTACCGTAGTCTGCCTGATCTGATAGAACAGGTTGATAGCGGGCAACGCGCTGTGAATGTACTTTTAAGCCGCGAAGAAACCTACGCCGATATAAGTCCGGTGCGTTTAAACAGCAACGGTATAAACGCCTTTGTATCGATTATGCGTGGTTGCGATAACATGTGCAGCTTTTGCGTGGTGCCGTTTACCCGTGGCCGCGAGCGGAGCCGCGATGCCTATTCAGTTGTGGCAGAGTGCCGGGCACTTTTTGAAGCGGGATACCGCGAGGTTACATTGTTGGGGCAAAATGTGGACTCTTATAAATGGAGTGGTCAGTCGGCAGATGGCAGCGAGCAGTTGGCAGTGGGTGATGAGGTTAAAGTTGTAAACTTTGCCAATTTGTTAGAGATGGTGGCATTGGTAAGCCCCGAGCTGCGGGTGAGGTTCTCTACTTCGCACCCAAAAGATATAACCGACGAAGTATTACACACAATTGCCAGGTACGAAAATATTTGCAATTACATACACCTGCCGGTGCAAAGCGGGAACAGCCGTATATTGGAAATGATGAACCGCACATACGACCGCGAATGGTACATGAACCGTATAGATGCTATCCGCAGGATAATACCGGAGTGTGCTATATCTACCGATGTGATCACCGGCTTTTGCACCGAAACTGAGGAAGAGCATAATGATACCGTAACCATGATGGATTACGTAAAGTACGACTTTGCTTATATGTTTAAGTACAGCGAACGCCCTGGCACATTGGCTGCCAAGCGTTACACAGACGATATACCGGAGGATGTAAAACAGCGCCGCCTGGCCCAAATAGTAGCCAAGCAGCAACAATATTCTTTTTACCGTATGCAGGCGCGTATCGGTAAAATTGAGAAGGTGCTGATAGAGGGTTTCTCGAAAAAATCAGACAAAGACTACTGCGGCCGCAGCGATCAAAACGCTATGGTGATCTTCCCGGTAAACGAAAATTACAAACCGGGGCGGTATGTAAATGTGTTGGTAGAAAGGACCACATCGGCAACGTTGATAGGAACTATCGTTTAA
- a CDS encoding transposase, whose amino-acid sequence MSHQYRVRGPEEIYFVTFTIVDWIDIFTRPSYKELIIDSLKYCRQNKGLEIYAYCLMTNHLHLLVSAQLPARLSDIIRDFKKHTNKQIMKLMETENESRKDWIVYRFRYHAKYNNRIQDYKVWQDGYHGIACDKPDILLQKLDYIHDNPVKSGIVALPEHYLYSSAANYAGEKGLLDVLLLDTGFHVANVKPY is encoded by the coding sequence ATGTCACACCAATACAGAGTAAGAGGTCCCGAAGAAATTTACTTTGTTACTTTTACAATTGTTGACTGGATCGATATTTTTACAAGACCTTCATACAAAGAATTAATAATTGATTCGCTTAAATACTGTCGGCAAAACAAGGGGCTTGAAATTTACGCCTACTGTTTAATGACCAATCATCTGCATTTATTGGTGTCTGCACAACTTCCGGCAAGGCTTTCTGATATCATACGGGATTTTAAAAAGCACACCAATAAGCAAATAATGAAACTAATGGAAACTGAAAACGAAAGCCGGAAGGACTGGATAGTTTACAGGTTTCGTTATCATGCAAAATATAATAACAGGATACAGGATTATAAAGTATGGCAGGATGGCTATCATGGAATTGCCTGTGATAAGCCTGATATCCTTCTTCAAAAATTAGATTATATTCATGATAACCCGGTTAAAAGCGGAATTGTTGCGTTGCCCGAACATTACTTATACAGTTCGGCCGCTAATTATGCAGGTGAAAAAGGATTGTTGGATGTGTTACTGTTAGATACGGGGTTTCACGTTGCAAACGTAAAACCATATTAA